The genomic DNA CATGGGTGTGGCAATGGACAATGCGATCCCGTCGGTGAAAGACGTGGCCAATTTCGTGACCAAATCTAACCTCGAAGACGGCGTTGCCTACGCGATCGAGAAATTTGTCCTGCAGTAACAGCGTTTCACGCTCATCAGCCTCGGTTATCAACCGGGGTTTTTTTTGCGCTGAATTTATCGAATTGTTCTTTTTGTGATCTTGATTGTAGTACAACATTAACTGATTGTACTACATTACAACCACGGTAATGATGAAAGGCGTCACGTTTGTACTGCAAAAGTGAGGCGAAATTCAGCGGTCGAGGTAAAGTAGTCCTGAACATACAGAGCATAAGGACTCTCCATGACTCTCAATAAAACCGATCGCATCGTCATCACGCTGGGCACCCAGATCGTGGGTGGAAAGTACGTTCCCGGTTCACCGCTGCCTGCTGAGGCAGAGCTGTGTGAGGAGTTTGAAACCTCGCGCAACATCATTCGGGAAGTGTTTCGCTCGCTCATGGCAAAGCGGCTGATTGAAATGAAGCGCTACCGCGGCGCCTTTGTCGCCCCGCGTAATCAGTGGAACTACCTCGACACCGATGTCCTGCAGTGGGTGCTGGAAAACGACTACGACCCAAGGCTGATTGGCGCGATGAGTGAGGTACGAAACCTGGTAGAGCCGGCCATCGCCCGTTGGGCTGCGGAACGTGCAACGTCAGGAGACCTGGCTCAGATTGAGTCCGCCCTGAACGACATGATTGCCAATAACCAGAACCGGGATGCGTTCAACGAAGCGGACATCCGCTATCACGAAGCGGTGCTGCAGTCGGTCCATAACCCGGTATTACAGCAGCTTAGCGTTGCCATCAGCTCGCTACAGCGCGCGGTATTTGAACGAACCTGGATGGGCGATGAGGCCAACATGCCAAAAACGCTCCAGGAACATAAAGCGCTGTTCGATGCTATCCGGCATCAGGACGGCGATGCGGCAGAGCAGGCGGCACTCACGATGATCGCCAGCTCGACACGAAGGTTGAAGGAAATCACATGACATCTCGCTACATCGCTATTGACTGGGGATCGACCAATCTGCGCGCCTGGCTGTATCAGGGCGAGCAGTGCCTGGAAAGCAGGCAATCAGAAGCAGGCGTGACGCGCCTGAACGGTAAATCCCCCGAGGCGGTGTTAGCAGAGGTGACACACAACTGGCGCGAGAGCACCACGCCGGTGGTCATGGCGGGCATGGTGGGCAGTAACGTGGGCTGGAAGGTCGCGCCTTATCTGCCCGTACCTGCCGCGTTCGCTGCCATTGGCGAGCAGTTAACGTCCGTTGGTGACAATATCTGGATTATTCCAGGATTATGCGTTTCCCGGAACGATAACCACAATGTGATGCGCGGCGAAGAGACCCAGCTCCTTGGCGCGCGCATGCTCTCTCCTTCTTCTGTCTACGTCATGCCCGGCACGCACTGTAAATGGGTGCAGGCCGACGCTGAGCACATCCACGATTTTCGCACCGTGATGACCGGTGAGCTGCACCACTTGCTGCTGACGCACTCGCTGGTGGGCGCGGGGTTGCCGGAGCAGGACGCTTCGCCCGAGGCCTTTGCCGCCGGGCTGGAGCGGGGTATCGCCAGCCCTGCCGTTTTGCCGCAACTTTTTGAAGTTCGCGCTTCGCATGTACTGGGCACGCTTCCCCGTACGCAGGTCAGCGAATTTTTATCGGGCCTGTTGATTGGCGCGGAAGTCGCCAGCCTGAGCGAGCAGTTCGCCGGGCAACAGACCATCACCCTCGTCGCGGGTTCATCGCTGACCTCTCGCTACCGCCAGGCGTTCAATGCCATCGGGCGGGACGTGGCGGCGGTAGAGGGCGACACGGCATTTCAGGCAGGAATAAGGAGCATCGCTCATGCAGTGGCAAACTAATCTTCCCCTCATCGCTATCCTGCGCGGCGTCACGCCCGACGAGGTATTAGCGCACGTAGGTGCGGCGATCGACGCCGGTTTTGACGCCGTGGAAATACCGCTTAATTCCCCAGAGTGGGAAAAGAGCATCCCGGCGGTCGTGGACGCGTTTGGTGATAAGGCGCTGATTGGCGCTGGCACCGTTCTGCAACCGGAGCAGGTGGATCAGCTTGCGCAGATGGGCTGCAGGCTGATTGTGACGCCGAATATTCACCCTGAGGTGATCCGCCGCGCAGTGGGCTACGGCATGACCGTCTGTCCGGGATGCGCAACGGCAACAGAAGCGTTCGCGGCTCTCGATGCGGGCGCGCAGTCGCTCAAAATTTTCCCGTCATCGGCTTTTGGTCCGGCCTATATCAGCGCGCTGAAAGCGGTATTGCCCGCCAGCGTACCGGTCTTTGCCGTGGGGGGCGTGACGCCAGAAAACCTGGCGCAGTGGATCAACGCAGGTTGTGTCGGGGCGGGTCTGGGCAGCGATCTTTATCGCGCCGGGCAATCCGTCGAACGTACCGCACAGCAGGCGGCCGCATTTGTGAAAGCGTATCGAGAGGCAGTGAAATGAAAATAACCAAACTCACCACGTACCGTTTACCGCCGCGTTGGCTGTTCCTGAAAATCGAAACCGATGAAGGCGTGGTCGGCTGGGGCGAACCGGTCATTGAAGGGCGTGCGCGTACCGTGGAAGCGGCGGTGCATGAGCTGGGCGAGTACCTGACAGGACAAGATCCTGCCCGCATCAACGACCTGTGGCAGGTGATGTACCGCGCGGGTTTCTACCGGGGTGGACCGGTTCTGATGAGCGCCATCGCCGGTATCGACCAGGCGTTATGGGATATCAAAGGCAAAGTGCTGAATGCGCCGGTCTGGCAGCTGATGGGCGGCCTGGTGCGCGACAAAATCAAAGCCTACAGCTGGGTAGGCGGCGACCGTCCCGCGGAAGTGATCGACGGTATCAGGCAGTTGCGCAATATTGGTTTTGACACCTTTAAACTGAACGGCTGCGAAGAGATGGGCGTCATCGACAACTCACGGGCGGTAGACCGCGCGGTAAATACCGTGGCGCAGATCCGTGAAGCGTTCGGCAACGAGATTGAGTTTGGCCTGGACTTCCACGGTCGTGTCAGCGCGCCGATGGCCAAAGTGCTGATTAAAGAGCTGGAGCCGTACCGTCCGCTGTTTATCGAAGAGCCGGTGTTGGCCGAGCAGGCGGAGTACTACCCGAAACTGGCCGCACAGACGCATATCCCGATTGCCGCCGGTGAGCGCATGTTCTCGCGCTTCGAGTTCAAACGCGTGCTGGAAGCTGGCGGCCTGGCGATATTGCAGCCGGATCTGTCGCATGCCGGCGGCATCACGGAATGCTACAAAATCGCCGGGATGGCGGAAGCCTACGACGTGGCGCTGGCACCGCATTGTCCGCTGGGGCCGATCGCACTGGCAGCCTGTCTGCACGTCGACTTTGTCTCGCGCAACGCGGTGTTCCAGGAACAGAGCATGGGCATTCACTATAACAAGGGCGCGGAACTGCTCGACTTTGTGAAAAACAAAGATGATTTCAGCATGGAAGGCGGTTTCTTTAAACCGTTAACGAAGCCGGGCCTTGGCGTGGATATCGACGAAGCCAAAGTCATTGAGCTGAGTAAAAACGCGCCGGACTGGCGTAACCCGTTATGGCGTCATGAAGATGGCTCTGTCGCTGAGTGGTAATTCAGCCTAAGCACATCGCCACTAAAAAGTAATTTCAACAATAACAAACACACCCTCTGTAAATTACAGGGCATGGTGAGCGGCTTCGCTATGCCCAAAATCTGGAGACAGATTGCGATGGATATTCCTGTTACTGCTGCAAAAACCGGGCGTCGGCGCTACCTGACGCTGGTCATGATTTTTATTACTGTGGTCATCTGTTACGTTGACCGCGCCAACCTTGCCGTGGCTTCAGCCCATATTCAGGAGGAGTTTGGGATCAGCAAAGCGGAAATGGGCTACGTCTTTTCGGCGTTTGCCTGGCTGTATACGCTGTGCCAGATCCCCGGCGGCTGGTTCCTTGACCGCGTCGGCTCGCGCCTGACCTATTTCATTGCCATCTTCGGCTGGTCGGTGGCGACCCTGTTCCAGGGCTTTGCCACCGGGCTGATGTCGCTGATTGGCCTGCGTGCGATCACCGGGATTTTCGAAGCCCCGGCGTTTCCGACCAATAACCGCATGGTGACCAGCTGGTTCCCGGAGCATGAACGCGCCTCGGCCGTTGGATTCTACACCTCCGGGCAGTTTGTCGGCCTGGCGTTCCTGACGCCGCTGCTGATCTGGATCCAGGAACTGCTGAGCTGGCACTGGGTCTTTATTGTGACCGGGGGGATCGGCATTATCTGGTCGTTGATCTGGTTCAAGGTCTATCAACCGCCGCGTCTCACCAAAAGTATCAGCAAAGCTGAACTGGACTATATCCGCGACGGTGGCGGCCTGGTGGATGGCGATGCGCCGGTGAAAAAAGAGGCGCGTCAGCCGCTGACCAAAGCCGACTGGAAGCTGGTTTTCCACCGCAAGCTGGTGGGGGTTTATCTGGGGCAGTTCGCGGTGACCTCCACGCTGTGGTTCTTCCTGACCTGGTTCCCGAACTATCTGACCCAGGAAAAAGGCATTACCGCGCTGAAGGCGGGCTTTATGACCACCGTACCGTTCCTGGCGGCCTTCTTTGGTGTGCTGCTTTCCGGCTGGCTGGCGGACAGGCTGGTGAAAAAAGGGTTCTCGCTGGGTGTCGCGCGTAAAACGCCTATTATCTGCGGGCTGCTGATCTCCACCTGCATCATGGGTGCAAACTACACCAACGATCCGGTCTGGATTATGACGCTGATGGCGATTGCGTTCTTCGGTAACGGTTTTGCCTCCATCACCTGGTCGCTGGTCTCCTCGCTGGCCCCGATGCGCCTGATTGGTCTGACCGGTGGCGTGTTCAACTTTGTCGGCGGCCTGGGGGGGATCACGGTTCCGCTGGTCATCGGTTATCTGGCTCAGGACTATGGCTTTGGCCCGGCACTGATCTATATCTCCGCAGTGGCCTTGCTCGGTGCGCTCTCCTACATCCTGCTGGTGGGTGACGTCAAACGTGTAGGCTAATTCCTCGCAATGTTTTACCCTGATGCGATAACTGCGCATCAGGGTAACGCCATGAAACAAATCACCTTCGCCTCCCGTCATCACCAGCTTACCAATATCAATACCTGGACGCCGGACAGCCAGTGGCTGGCCTACGATGTGCGTCCGTCCGGCGCATCGTTTACCGGTGAAACTATTGAGCGGGTCAATGTTATTACGGGTGACGTCGAGGTGATCTATCGCGCCAGTCACGGTGCGCATGTTGGCGTGGTGACCGTTCATCCGCAGCAGGACAAATATGTCTTTATCCACGGCCCGGAAAACCCGGATGCAGACTGGCACTACGATTTTCATCATCGTCAGGGTGTGGTTGTACGCAACGGTCAGGTGAGTAACCTGGACGCCATGGATATCACGCCGCCTTATACCGCAGGCGCGCTGCGTGGCGGCAGCCACGTGCACGTTTTTAGCCCTGACGGACAGTTCGTGAGCTTTACCTACAACGACCATGTATTGCATGAGCGTGACCCGAAGCTCGATTTACGTAACGTCGGCGTCGCAGTACCTTTTGGCCCGGTGATGCCGCAAGGGACGCATTCACGTGAATATTCCGGCACCTTCTGGAGCGTGCTGGTGAGCCGCACGACGCCCGCGCCTCAGCCCGGCAGCGATGAGATCAACCGAGCCTATGAAGAGGGCTGGGTGGGCAATGACAGGCTGGCGTTTATCGGCGATACCGTGTCTGCGACAGGCGAGAAAGTGCCAGAACTGTTTATTGTGGATCTGCCCAACGACGAGCAGGGATGGAAACGCGCGGGCGATGCGCCGCTGCAGGGAACTCCTGAGACGCTGCCTGCGCCCCCGGCGGGTGTCATGCAGCGCCGGCTGACCTTTACCCACCAGCGGGTATTCCCGGGGCTGGTAAACGTGCCGCGTCACTGGGTGCGCTGTAACCCGCAGGGGACGCAGATTGCGTTTCTGATGCGTGATGATAAGGGCATTGTGCAGCTGTGGCTTATCGCTCCAGAAGGCGGCGAACCACGCCAGTTGACGCATAACGAAAGTGACATTCAGTCGGCATTTACCTGGCACCCTGCCGGTCACCGTCTTGGATTTGTGCTGGAAGAGCGGATTGCCTGCTGTGATGCGCAAACCGGAGAGGTGACGTTTTTGACGTCCGATCACGGCAATCCACCGTCTGGTGATGCGGTCGTGTTTTCCCCGGACGGGCGTTTTATTGCATGGATGGAAGAGACAGAAGGTTTCCGTCAGCTTTGGCTAACGGA from Enterobacter ludwigii includes the following:
- the dgoR gene encoding D-galactonate utilization transcriptional regulator DgoR encodes the protein MTLNKTDRIVITLGTQIVGGKYVPGSPLPAEAELCEEFETSRNIIREVFRSLMAKRLIEMKRYRGAFVAPRNQWNYLDTDVLQWVLENDYDPRLIGAMSEVRNLVEPAIARWAAERATSGDLAQIESALNDMIANNQNRDAFNEADIRYHEAVLQSVHNPVLQQLSVAISSLQRAVFERTWMGDEANMPKTLQEHKALFDAIRHQDGDAAEQAALTMIASSTRRLKEIT
- a CDS encoding 2-dehydro-3-deoxygalactonokinase; translation: MTSRYIAIDWGSTNLRAWLYQGEQCLESRQSEAGVTRLNGKSPEAVLAEVTHNWRESTTPVVMAGMVGSNVGWKVAPYLPVPAAFAAIGEQLTSVGDNIWIIPGLCVSRNDNHNVMRGEETQLLGARMLSPSSVYVMPGTHCKWVQADAEHIHDFRTVMTGELHHLLLTHSLVGAGLPEQDASPEAFAAGLERGIASPAVLPQLFEVRASHVLGTLPRTQVSEFLSGLLIGAEVASLSEQFAGQQTITLVAGSSLTSRYRQAFNAIGRDVAAVEGDTAFQAGIRSIAHAVAN
- a CDS encoding 2-dehydro-3-deoxy-6-phosphogalactonate aldolase, which produces MQWQTNLPLIAILRGVTPDEVLAHVGAAIDAGFDAVEIPLNSPEWEKSIPAVVDAFGDKALIGAGTVLQPEQVDQLAQMGCRLIVTPNIHPEVIRRAVGYGMTVCPGCATATEAFAALDAGAQSLKIFPSSAFGPAYISALKAVLPASVPVFAVGGVTPENLAQWINAGCVGAGLGSDLYRAGQSVERTAQQAAAFVKAYREAVK
- the dgoD gene encoding galactonate dehydratase, translated to MKITKLTTYRLPPRWLFLKIETDEGVVGWGEPVIEGRARTVEAAVHELGEYLTGQDPARINDLWQVMYRAGFYRGGPVLMSAIAGIDQALWDIKGKVLNAPVWQLMGGLVRDKIKAYSWVGGDRPAEVIDGIRQLRNIGFDTFKLNGCEEMGVIDNSRAVDRAVNTVAQIREAFGNEIEFGLDFHGRVSAPMAKVLIKELEPYRPLFIEEPVLAEQAEYYPKLAAQTHIPIAAGERMFSRFEFKRVLEAGGLAILQPDLSHAGGITECYKIAGMAEAYDVALAPHCPLGPIALAACLHVDFVSRNAVFQEQSMGIHYNKGAELLDFVKNKDDFSMEGGFFKPLTKPGLGVDIDEAKVIELSKNAPDWRNPLWRHEDGSVAEW
- a CDS encoding MFS transporter, which produces MVSGFAMPKIWRQIAMDIPVTAAKTGRRRYLTLVMIFITVVICYVDRANLAVASAHIQEEFGISKAEMGYVFSAFAWLYTLCQIPGGWFLDRVGSRLTYFIAIFGWSVATLFQGFATGLMSLIGLRAITGIFEAPAFPTNNRMVTSWFPEHERASAVGFYTSGQFVGLAFLTPLLIWIQELLSWHWVFIVTGGIGIIWSLIWFKVYQPPRLTKSISKAELDYIRDGGGLVDGDAPVKKEARQPLTKADWKLVFHRKLVGVYLGQFAVTSTLWFFLTWFPNYLTQEKGITALKAGFMTTVPFLAAFFGVLLSGWLADRLVKKGFSLGVARKTPIICGLLISTCIMGANYTNDPVWIMTLMAIAFFGNGFASITWSLVSSLAPMRLIGLTGGVFNFVGGLGGITVPLVIGYLAQDYGFGPALIYISAVALLGALSYILLVGDVKRVG
- a CDS encoding DUF3748 domain-containing protein, giving the protein MKQITFASRHHQLTNINTWTPDSQWLAYDVRPSGASFTGETIERVNVITGDVEVIYRASHGAHVGVVTVHPQQDKYVFIHGPENPDADWHYDFHHRQGVVVRNGQVSNLDAMDITPPYTAGALRGGSHVHVFSPDGQFVSFTYNDHVLHERDPKLDLRNVGVAVPFGPVMPQGTHSREYSGTFWSVLVSRTTPAPQPGSDEINRAYEEGWVGNDRLAFIGDTVSATGEKVPELFIVDLPNDEQGWKRAGDAPLQGTPETLPAPPAGVMQRRLTFTHQRVFPGLVNVPRHWVRCNPQGTQIAFLMRDDKGIVQLWLIAPEGGEPRQLTHNESDIQSAFTWHPAGHRLGFVLEERIACCDAQTGEVTFLTSDHGNPPSGDAVVFSPDGRFIAWMEETEGFRQLWLTETGQR